In a single window of the Candidatus Neomarinimicrobiota bacterium genome:
- the ftsZ gene encoding cell division protein FtsZ, producing MFEFDSLADQKARIKVIGVGGAGGNAVNRMISSGLDGVEFIAINTDAQDLESNRSETKIQIGKNLTKGLGAGAKTDVGREAMEMEKEAVASIIEGADMVFVTAGMVGGTGTGASPIAAQIAREFGALTVGVVTKPFHFEGPKRMSRAESGVEDLQKNCDTLIVIPNQKLLTIVDKTTTIIEAFRLADSILFHATRGISDLISVHGLINLDFADVDTIMRDMGDAIMGTGVATGEEGAVLAAQQAISSPLLDDVNISGAQGVLVNITGGDSLTLIEVDDATSIIFEEAGPDANIIFGAVIDPTLKDEIHVTVIATGFATMGRRIEKVLPFEKGQPERRLDGVVPVSGQINTPAHQRKKEQGSEKEGSSSQKPPIIGESDNLEIPAFLRQRHS from the coding sequence TTGTTCGAATTCGATTCGCTCGCCGATCAGAAAGCCAGGATCAAGGTCATTGGTGTGGGTGGGGCAGGAGGAAATGCTGTGAATCGCATGATTTCCTCTGGCCTGGACGGTGTGGAATTCATTGCCATCAACACGGATGCACAGGACCTGGAAAGCAACAGGTCGGAGACAAAGATTCAAATTGGAAAAAATCTCACAAAAGGTTTGGGAGCCGGGGCCAAAACTGACGTAGGGCGGGAAGCCATGGAGATGGAGAAGGAAGCCGTTGCCTCGATCATTGAGGGAGCAGACATGGTGTTCGTGACGGCAGGAATGGTAGGGGGTACGGGTACGGGAGCTTCACCCATTGCGGCTCAAATCGCCCGGGAATTTGGAGCTCTCACAGTGGGTGTTGTAACGAAACCGTTTCATTTTGAAGGTCCTAAACGGATGTCGCGTGCGGAATCCGGAGTCGAAGATCTTCAGAAGAATTGCGATACCCTTATCGTCATTCCAAATCAGAAGCTGCTCACCATTGTTGACAAGACTACCACAATCATTGAAGCTTTCCGACTCGCAGACTCAATACTCTTCCACGCGACCAGGGGTATCTCTGATCTGATCAGTGTTCATGGTCTCATTAACCTGGACTTCGCTGATGTGGACACAATCATGCGAGACATGGGGGACGCAATCATGGGAACCGGTGTGGCCACTGGGGAGGAAGGAGCGGTACTCGCCGCCCAACAGGCGATTTCAAGTCCCCTGCTGGACGACGTGAACATATCCGGGGCTCAGGGTGTGCTTGTCAATATCACTGGAGGAGACAGCCTCACGTTAATTGAGGTAGACGACGCCACATCAATCATCTTTGAAGAGGCTGGACCGGATGCCAATATCATCTTTGGAGCGGTCATCGATCCTACTCTAAAGGACGAGATTCACGTGACCGTTATCGCCACAGGATTTGCCACGATGGGAAGAAGAATAGAAAAGGTACTCCCGTTTGAAAAAGGTCAACCAGAAAGACGTCTCGATGGGGTTGTTCCCGTGAGTGGTCAAATCAATACACCGGCACACCAGAGGAAAAAGGAACAGGGGTCAGAAAAGGAAGGGAGT